DNA sequence from the Bradyrhizobium diazoefficiens genome:
CGCCAGCTTGAGCTGGGTGATGAAATATTCCAGCAGCGCCGTGTAGATAAATTTCGAGTTCTCGGCGCCGGCGACCCACACGAACGGCCAGACCAGAACGTTGTAGATCTGCTTGGCGAAGAAGAAGCAGAAGATGAAGGCCACCCCGAAGCCGAGCAGCGCCTTGATCAGCCGCGAGCGCAGCTCGATCAGGTGGTCCATCAGCGGGGCTTTGCTGGCCTCGATATCGGCGTCGCTCATGACGCTTTGGCGTCCTTGATCGCTTCGGATGGCGCGGTGTCTTGAGCAACAGTGTCCTGCGCAACCGGCGTCTGCCCGAGTTCGTGGGTGATGGCGAGCGGCTCGTTCACCGCCGCATGCGCCTCGGCTTCCACGAAGGTCTCTGGCGTCGGCGCTTCAGGCGTGGTCGGACTTGCCGGCGGTTCAACAGCAGTCGCCGTTGGCGTCTCGGCCGGCTTGTCGAGCGCATCGACGCGCAGCGCGTCGCTGACGTCCTTCTGAAGCGAGGTCATCAGACCGCCGCCCGTGAAGCCGGAGGCGGCTTCCTTGACCTCGTCAAAGCTCTTCTTGAGGTCGGCCATTTCAGCCTCGCGCATGGCTTCCTGGAACTGGCCCTGGAATTCGGCGGCCATCTTGCGGGCCTTGCCCATCCATTGGCCAACCATGCGCAGCACGCCCGGCAGCTCTTTCGGGCCGATGGCGACCAGGGCCACGACCCCGATCAGGACCAGTTCACTCCACCCGATGTCGAACATGACGTCTTCCGTTCACGCGAAGCCACGACCGGCCCAATCCCTCACGCGCAGGATCGGGTCCGCTTCCCGCGTCTCGCGTGCTCCTGGCTCAGACGGCCTTGCTGCCGACGTCGGACCGCGCCGCAGTCGGCGCCGCATTATTGTGCTCGATGGACTTGGACGGCTCGGGCTTGTCGGCGACCTTGTCGTCGTCCTGCATGCCCTTCTTGAAGGCCTTGA
Encoded proteins:
- the tatB gene encoding Sec-independent protein translocase protein TatB; translation: MFDIGWSELVLIGVVALVAIGPKELPGVLRMVGQWMGKARKMAAEFQGQFQEAMREAEMADLKKSFDEVKEAASGFTGGGLMTSLQKDVSDALRVDALDKPAETPTATAVEPPASPTTPEAPTPETFVEAEAHAAVNEPLAITHELGQTPVAQDTVAQDTAPSEAIKDAKAS
- a CDS encoding twin-arginine translocase TatA/TatE family subunit, whose translation is MGSLSIWHWILVIAVVLLLFGRGKISDLMGDVAQGIKAFKKGMQDDDKVADKPEPSKSIEHNNAAPTAARSDVGSKAV